The DNA region TGACCACTGACTTCATTTTGGAGCAGGACCTGGCTATGCTGACCAAAGGACTGAGATTCAAGGCGAACTTCTCTATGGACTACACTTTTGCGGAAAACAAACGCGGCCTCAGTGACCAGTACAACGATGCACAACGCATCTGGGTGGATCCGGATACAGGCAATATCTCCTATAAATATGACCCTGATACAGGAACAGGACTCGACAAAGTCACTAATCCGATCTATTGGTTACAACAATCCGGTAGTGCAAACATTGGAGCCACTTATCGTAAACTATACTACTCCATGCAGTTTGACTATGCCCGTACCTTCGGCAAGCATGAAGTAACCGGTCTTGGCCTTTTCAGCCGATTAAAAGAGGCACAGGGAAGTGTGTTCCCTATCTATCGGGAAGACTGGGTATTCCGTTTTACCTATAATTACGCCATGCGCTATTTCTTCGAAGCGAATGGTGCTTATAACGGTTCCGAAAAATTCGGTCCTGATTATCGTTTCGCCTTCTTCCCCTCTCTCTCACTGGGTTGGATGATCAGTGAAGAGAGTTTCATGAAAAAACTGAAGTTCGTCGATATGTTAAAGCTTCGCGCTTCTTGGGGACGAGTAGGTGATGATGCCGTGGTCGCTCCGTGGCAGAGATTTACAGCAGGTCGTTTCTTATACAAAGATCAGTTGAGTTATAGTGGTAACACTGTCATGGGTAGCATCAATCCGGACAACTCTCCTTATACTCACTGGAAAATCTCTTCTCTGGGTAACCCGAATGTCTCTTGGGAAACTGTAGAGAAACGTAATATTGGTTTAGACTACGCTTTCTTTAATGGACTGATAGCAGGTTCAGTAGATGTATTCAACGATACCCGTACGGACATTATAATTAGTGGTGACAGCCGTGCCATTCCGTCTTATTTTGGTACAACGGCTCCCCGAACCAATTTAGGTAAAGTCAACAGCCACGGCTATGAATTGGAATTACGTTTGAATCATGTATTCAACAATGGTCTACGTGTCTGGCTGAACACCAGTATGACTCATGCCATCAATGAAATCAAGTTCAGAGATGACGCTCCTTTGCTACCTGCTTATCAGAAGGGAGCCAGACATACAATTAACCAAGTATATTCATATATCGACCATGGGAATCTGGCTACCTGGGACGATGTGATAGGTAGTAGTAATTGGACAACCGGAAATGACATGAAGTTACCGGGCGACTACAATATTATAGACTTCAACGGTGACGGTATAGTTGACAACGACGACCGTGCTCCTTATCAGTATGCCAGTACACCGCAGAACACCTATAATGCCTCTCTCGGTTTTGAGTGGAAAGGGTTCAGTTGCTTTGCCCAATTCTATGGCGTAACCAATGTAACCCGTGAAGTCAATTTCCCGACATTCCGTTCTACAGCTCACGTAGCTTATGCAGAAGGTTCATACTGGACACCGGGAGGTAATGCCACCCTACCCACTCCACGCTGGGGAACTACTGTAGACGCAGCTGCTACCGGAACACGTTACTGGTATGATGGTGCTTACCTTCGTCTGAAGAATGTTGAATTATCCTATACATTCAAGAACAATTGGCTGAAGAAAATGGGCATCAATTCCTGCCGTCTCTACTTGAACGGCGACAATCTCTACATGTGGACCGACATGCCGGATGACCGTGAAGCCAACTACGGTACAGGCTCTTCGGACGGTGCCTACCCTACGGTACGCCGCTTCAATTTTGGTATCGACATAACCTTATAATAACGAAGAGATAATTATGAATAAATATATAAATAAACTATTTATGATGTCGGCTATTGCAATGGCTGGCAT from Bacteroides sp. MSB163 includes:
- a CDS encoding TonB-dependent receptor — its product is MVMKNVKKKIQRIPYLFLLMLFSCLTASAQQGITVKGTVVDDNGETIIGASVVVKGNNSIGTISDIDGNFVLTVPNEKSVLVVSFVGMEPQEVKASSKGTIKVVLKDDTQLLDEVVVVGYGQQKKASVVGAITQTSGKTLERSGVSNLGAALTGNLPGVITSSSTGMPGAEDPKIIIRTQSSWNNSEPLVLVDGIEREMSSVDISSVENISVLKDASATAVYGVKGANGVILITTKRGKEGKANVQIKANMTAKVVSKLPEKYDAYDTFYLMNNSIEREACLNPAGWANYTPAAIIDKYRHPANAEEWDRYPNVDWEDELFKKVAMSYNTSVNVSGGTKVVSYFAAVDFVNEGDLFKSFENGRGYNSGFGYNRINVRSNLDFHLTKTTKFSTNLFGSNAQRQLPWDMSDNDTGFWNSAYKSAPDAMRPVYSNGMWGWYAPRDADVPNSAYFLAVGGKEKRTTTKMTTDFILEQDLAMLTKGLRFKANFSMDYTFAENKRGLSDQYNDAQRIWVDPDTGNISYKYDPDTGTGLDKVTNPIYWLQQSGSANIGATYRKLYYSMQFDYARTFGKHEVTGLGLFSRLKEAQGSVFPIYREDWVFRFTYNYAMRYFFEANGAYNGSEKFGPDYRFAFFPSLSLGWMISEESFMKKLKFVDMLKLRASWGRVGDDAVVAPWQRFTAGRFLYKDQLSYSGNTVMGSINPDNSPYTHWKISSLGNPNVSWETVEKRNIGLDYAFFNGLIAGSVDVFNDTRTDIIISGDSRAIPSYFGTTAPRTNLGKVNSHGYELELRLNHVFNNGLRVWLNTSMTHAINEIKFRDDAPLLPAYQKGARHTINQVYSYIDHGNLATWDDVIGSSNWTTGNDMKLPGDYNIIDFNGDGIVDNDDRAPYQYASTPQNTYNASLGFEWKGFSCFAQFYGVTNVTREVNFPTFRSTAHVAYAEGSYWTPGGNATLPTPRWGTTVDAAATGTRYWYDGAYLRLKNVELSYTFKNNWLKKMGINSCRLYLNGDNLYMWTDMPDDREANYGTGSSDGAYPTVRRFNFGIDITL